A window of the Hordeum vulgare subsp. vulgare chromosome 5H, MorexV3_pseudomolecules_assembly, whole genome shotgun sequence genome harbors these coding sequences:
- the LOC123399428 gene encoding uncharacterized acetyltransferase At3g50280-like: MGSMGNVRIQSRRMVRPEPTASRLPEPETTIHLTPWDLKHITVEHIQKGVLLPKPPTTGGHVDVERLASSFARALGRFYPYAGRLAVSVAPHSQSLTISLRCSGEGAEFIQAVAPGVTVADVTASLVVPRVVWSFFPLDTLLGADAAAGTRPVLAAQVTELADGVFIALTMNHGVADGTTFWHFFNTWSELSRAGDDVMISTPLPVFDRSFLGSSCAVPIPLPFGKLEDVVGQRVHVFPPVQECFLHFSAASVKELKAKANAEVSSSGTDSTISSLQALLAHLWRAVCRARQLTPEQETAYIVLVGFRGRVGGIPASYAGNAVGNVTAKSTAGDIVGKGLGWAAWLLNRAVASWDEASTRDKLASWPQEPSFTSLPAFVAAVPTGTFTGSSPRFDVYGNDFGWGAPVAVRSGSGNKVDGKVTVYAGRGGGGSMALEVCLAPEALARLVADEEFMNATSTVE, from the coding sequence ATGGGATCGATGGGCAATGTCCGAATCCAGTCTCGCCGCATGGTACGTCCGGAGCCAACGGCCTCGCGGCTGCCGGAGCCGGAGACGACCATCCACCTGACGCCATGGGATCTCAAGCATATCACCGTGGAGCACATCCAAAAGGGCGTCCTCCTGCCCAAGCCTCCCACCACCGGAGGGCACGTCGACGTGGAGCGTCTAGCTTCTTCCTTTGCGCGCGCCCTTGGCCGCTTCTACCCTTATGCCGGACGACTCGCCGTCTCCGTCGCGCCTCACAGCCAGAGTCTCACCATTTCGCTCCGCTGCAGCGGCGAGGGCGCCGAGTTCATCCAGGCCGTGGCACCGGGCGTCACCGTCGCGGACGTCACCGCCTCGCTCGTCGTTCCGCGGGTGGTCTGGTCTTTCTTCCCGCTCGACACGCTGCTCGGTGCGGACGCCGCAGCGGGCACGCGCCCGGTCCTAGCGGCGCAGGTCACTGAGCTCGCCGACGGCGTCTTCATCGCCCTCACGATGAACCACGGCGTTGCAGATGGGACGACATTCTGGCACTTCTTCAACACCTGGTCCGAGCTAAGCCGTGCCGGCGACGATGTCATGATCTCCACGCCGTTGCCGGTGTTCGACAGGAGTTTCCTCGGCAGCAGCTGCGCCGTCCCCATCCCTCTACCCTTCGGGAAGCTGGAGGACGTCGTCGGCCAACGCGTACACGTGTTCCCGCCGGTGCAAGAATGCTTCCTCCATTTCTCCGCGGCAAGCGTAAAGGAGCTCAAGGCGAAAGCGAACGCCGAGGTGTCCAGCTCCGGCACCGATAGCACCATCTCCTCGCTGCAGGCATTGCTCGCGCACCTGTGGCGCGCCGTGTGCCGAGCGCGGCAGCTCACGCCGGAGCAGGAGACAGCGTACATTGTGCTTGTGGGATTCCGTGGACGCGTTGGTGGCATACCGGCATCTTACGCAGGCAATGCGGTGGGGAACGTCACTGCCAAGTCCACCGCCGGCGACATCGTGGGCAAGGGCCTTGGCTGGGCGGCATGGCTCCTGAATCGAGCCGTGGCATCATGGGACGAAGCCAGCACTAGGGACAAGCTCGCGTCCTGGCCCCAGGAGCCTAGCTTCACTAGCCTGCCCGCGTTCGTGGCTGCCGTTCCCACGGGAACGTTCACCGGGAGCTCGCCGAGGTTTGACGTGTATGGGAACGACTTCGGATGGGGCGCGCCGGTGGCCGTGCGGAGCGGCTCGGGGAACAAGGTGGATGGGAAGGTGACGGTGTATGCaggccgaggcggtggagggagCATGGCACTGGAGGTGTGCCTCGCTCCGGAGGCGCTCGCTAGGCTCGTCGCCGACGAGGAGTTCATGAACGCAACCAGTACCGTTGAATAA